In one Mesorhizobium australicum genomic region, the following are encoded:
- a CDS encoding glutathione S-transferase family protein has translation MSGLTLYNYDLDENCYKVRVALSMFGLDYKTVVVNAFPGKEHLTPRFLAMNPAGSLPILEDGDLTLFGSEAILAHLAASRDEARTWLPAGGADFARVMQWLTFSAGELSVAVAARAHALLDAPGDEAALRAGARKALRVMDDHMTARGFAGADWFATGGPTLADIALFPAFALSRDFGVDHDEYPALRRWARRFRTLPGFLTMPGIPDYH, from the coding sequence ATGTCCGGTCTCACGCTCTACAACTACGACCTCGACGAGAATTGTTACAAGGTCCGGGTAGCACTCTCCATGTTCGGGCTCGACTACAAGACGGTCGTCGTCAACGCCTTCCCCGGAAAGGAACATCTGACGCCGCGCTTCCTGGCCATGAACCCGGCCGGAAGCCTGCCCATCCTCGAAGACGGCGATCTCACCTTGTTCGGCTCGGAAGCCATCCTCGCGCACCTAGCCGCTTCACGGGACGAGGCGCGGACATGGCTGCCCGCCGGGGGTGCGGATTTCGCCCGCGTCATGCAGTGGCTCACCTTCTCCGCTGGCGAACTCTCCGTCGCTGTCGCAGCGAGAGCGCATGCTTTGCTCGACGCACCGGGCGACGAGGCCGCCCTTCGCGCCGGAGCGCGCAAGGCCTTGCGCGTCATGGATGATCACATGACGGCACGCGGCTTCGCGGGCGCGGACTGGTTCGCGACGGGTGGTCCCACTCTTGCCGACATCGCGCTCTTTCCGGCCTTCGCGCTGAGCCGTGATTTCGGCGTCGACCACGACGAATATCCCGCGCTGCGGCGTTGGGCGCGCCGCTTCCGCACCCTGCCGGGCTTCCTGACGATGCCGGGAATTCCAGACTATCATTGA
- a CDS encoding BMP family ABC transporter substrate-binding protein translates to MLKLSHLTRRGFLNIGAAAGASLILPKTGLITPARAQEPLPAVAEENAVIAFGHTGPVTDEGWTWSHDQGMKAVQEAFPKLKTLFVESIPYSADATRTFRQFVSEGANMVFATSNYGDFLYDVANRSPDVAFYECDGRNPLSNLGTYYLQHWYPTYVTGVAAGLMSKSGKLGYVASFPVPSVYSGTNAFLMGARSVNPNATMQAIVINSWFDPQAATQAGTALLDNGCDLLFGIMDEAGYLQVAEQRGAKAVMWNTDIRRYGPKAYVSSIVIDFKKYYVDQVRMRLEGKWTPSETLLAMGAGVDRDAWGETVPPEVAKQADAVRDKILGGWSPFEGEIKDAKGNVKVAAGHRMTEEELYNWDWSIEGVSGL, encoded by the coding sequence ATGCTCAAGCTATCGCATCTGACACGTCGCGGCTTCCTCAACATCGGCGCCGCCGCGGGCGCTTCGCTGATCCTTCCCAAGACCGGCCTGATCACCCCGGCCCGCGCCCAGGAGCCGCTGCCGGCGGTGGCCGAGGAGAACGCCGTCATCGCCTTCGGCCACACCGGCCCCGTCACCGACGAGGGTTGGACCTGGAGCCACGACCAGGGCATGAAGGCGGTCCAGGAGGCGTTCCCGAAGCTGAAGACGCTCTTCGTCGAGAGCATTCCCTATTCAGCCGACGCGACCCGCACCTTCCGCCAGTTCGTGTCCGAGGGCGCCAACATGGTGTTCGCGACCTCCAACTACGGCGATTTCCTCTATGACGTGGCGAACCGCTCGCCGGATGTGGCCTTCTACGAGTGCGACGGCCGCAATCCGCTTTCCAATCTCGGCACCTACTACCTCCAGCACTGGTATCCGACCTATGTGACCGGGGTCGCCGCCGGCCTGATGAGCAAAAGCGGCAAGCTTGGCTACGTGGCTTCCTTCCCGGTGCCGTCCGTCTACTCGGGAACCAACGCATTCCTGATGGGCGCCCGCTCGGTGAATCCGAACGCCACGATGCAGGCGATCGTCATCAACTCCTGGTTCGACCCGCAGGCCGCGACCCAGGCCGGCACCGCGCTGCTCGACAATGGCTGCGACCTGCTGTTCGGCATCATGGACGAGGCCGGCTACCTGCAGGTTGCAGAACAGCGCGGCGCCAAGGCGGTGATGTGGAACACCGATATCCGCCGCTATGGACCGAAGGCCTACGTCTCCTCGATCGTCATCGACTTCAAGAAATACTATGTCGATCAGGTGCGGATGCGCCTTGAGGGCAAGTGGACGCCGAGCGAAACGCTGCTCGCCATGGGCGCCGGCGTCGACCGCGACGCCTGGGGCGAGACGGTCCCGCCGGAGGTCGCCAAGCAGGCCGATGCCGTGCGCGACAAGATCCTCGGCGGCTGGAGCCCGTTCGAAGGCGAGATCAAGGACGCCAAGGGCAACGTCAAGGTGGCAGCCGGCCACCGCATGACCGAAGAGGAACTCTACAACTGGGATTGGTCGATCGAAGGCGTCAGCGGCCTCTGA
- a CDS encoding ABC transporter ATP-binding protein — MPEADVRAELEPGTPPIVLLKGIAKYFPGVVANQDVDLDVMPGEIHALLGENGAGKSTLMNILTGIYQPDAGEIIIDGYARTFASPMDAIAAGIGMVHQHFKLVKAFTVAENIHLGWEKTPRRITSQELERRTAELGRALNLEVRPGAHVGDLSTGEQQRVEILRVLARNARVLILDEPTAVLTPAEAGELFKALKEFVARGNAVVFISHKLDEVLEISDRITVLRGGRKVTTERTADCDEKMLAKLMVGREIVLSDLRGRAPGAAPVSSEPVLSLRDVTAFDGLGNRVLGNVSLDVHAGEILGIAGVAGNGQKELCQVLTGMRQLASGQVLVGGEDFSAAGAGDFAAFGVGHIPEDRLHSGLAPALSVTDNAVIREYGKPPVSNGGFYRPGAATALARSIADAASVQVPDFSMPVRNLSGGNQQRLVARREMRIASKVLIAAYPSRGLDVGAINTMMRYFVELRDAGVGVLLVSEELEELLNLSDRIAVMFHGEVMGVVKTAETNIEAIGLMMGGQRLAAADMAGA; from the coding sequence ATGCCCGAAGCAGATGTGCGTGCCGAGCTGGAGCCCGGCACGCCTCCGATCGTGCTCCTGAAGGGCATCGCCAAATACTTCCCTGGCGTCGTCGCCAACCAGGACGTCGACCTCGACGTGATGCCGGGGGAGATCCATGCCTTGCTGGGCGAGAACGGCGCCGGCAAGTCGACGCTGATGAACATCCTCACCGGCATCTATCAGCCAGATGCCGGCGAGATCATCATCGACGGCTACGCCAGGACCTTCGCATCGCCGATGGACGCCATCGCCGCGGGCATCGGCATGGTCCACCAGCACTTCAAGCTGGTGAAGGCCTTCACCGTCGCCGAGAACATCCATCTCGGCTGGGAGAAGACGCCGCGCCGGATCACCAGCCAGGAGCTGGAACGCCGCACGGCAGAGCTTGGTCGCGCGCTCAATCTGGAGGTGCGGCCAGGGGCGCATGTCGGCGATCTCTCCACCGGAGAACAGCAGCGGGTGGAGATTCTGCGCGTGCTCGCTCGCAATGCCCGCGTGCTGATCCTCGATGAGCCGACGGCGGTGCTGACGCCGGCAGAGGCCGGCGAGCTGTTCAAGGCGCTGAAGGAGTTCGTGGCGCGCGGTAATGCAGTGGTCTTCATCAGCCACAAGCTCGACGAGGTTCTGGAGATTTCCGATCGCATCACGGTGCTGCGCGGCGGCCGCAAGGTCACCACGGAAAGAACTGCCGACTGCGACGAGAAGATGCTCGCCAAGCTGATGGTGGGGCGCGAGATCGTGCTCAGCGACCTGCGCGGCCGCGCGCCCGGCGCAGCTCCGGTCTCTTCGGAGCCGGTGCTCAGCCTGCGCGACGTCACGGCCTTCGACGGGCTCGGCAACCGCGTGCTCGGCAATGTCTCGCTCGACGTTCATGCCGGGGAAATCCTTGGCATCGCAGGCGTCGCCGGCAACGGGCAGAAGGAGCTTTGCCAGGTGCTGACCGGCATGCGTCAGCTCGCTTCGGGACAGGTGCTGGTCGGAGGCGAGGATTTTTCCGCGGCGGGTGCCGGGGACTTCGCCGCCTTCGGCGTCGGCCACATTCCCGAGGATCGGCTGCACAGCGGCCTCGCTCCGGCGCTCAGCGTTACCGACAATGCCGTCATCCGCGAATACGGCAAGCCGCCGGTCTCCAACGGTGGTTTCTATCGGCCCGGTGCTGCCACCGCGCTGGCGCGATCGATCGCCGACGCCGCCTCCGTTCAGGTGCCGGACTTTTCGATGCCGGTGCGAAACCTCTCGGGCGGCAACCAGCAGCGTCTGGTGGCGCGCAGGGAAATGCGCATCGCCTCGAAGGTCCTGATCGCCGCCTATCCGAGCCGGGGCCTCGATGTCGGGGCGATCAACACCATGATGCGCTACTTCGTCGAACTGCGCGACGCCGGTGTCGGGGTGCTCCTCGTCTCGGAGGAACTGGAGGAGCTTCTCAATCTCTCCGACCGCATCGCCGTCATGTTCCACGGCGAGGTCATGGGCGTCGTCAAAACTGCTGAAACCAACATAGAGGCGATCGGCCTCATGATGGGCGGGCAACGTCTCGCCGCCGCAGACATGGCAGGAGCCTGA
- a CDS encoding Rieske (2Fe-2S) protein translates to MTFEGWHPVALSSSIEPGSSAGTHISGKEYVVWRDNSGVAHVWEDRCPHRGMKLSFGFVRGDHIACLYHGWQYDTGGRCRYIPAHPALEVPATITVPVFSTFEALGMIWTSAEPEATRAPPPAVAGETVPVRSLYVDSDADQLLEAVRANLPSPFTGEGNSTISPAGGSLWRISAGDDRLLVGLQRVADGRAALHIVIEGPASVYAGAGQAHFLGWTTDVRYALEHRPALIPAARAEAV, encoded by the coding sequence ATGACCTTTGAAGGCTGGCACCCAGTAGCGCTTTCCTCGTCCATCGAGCCGGGAAGCTCGGCGGGCACCCATATCTCCGGAAAGGAATACGTGGTGTGGCGCGACAACAGCGGCGTCGCGCATGTCTGGGAGGACCGCTGCCCGCATCGCGGCATGAAGCTGTCCTTTGGCTTCGTGCGCGGCGACCACATCGCCTGCCTCTATCACGGCTGGCAGTACGACACCGGCGGTCGCTGCCGCTACATCCCCGCCCATCCTGCCCTCGAAGTGCCGGCGACGATCACCGTGCCGGTCTTCTCCACATTCGAGGCCCTCGGCATGATCTGGACGAGCGCAGAGCCGGAGGCCACGCGCGCTCCGCCGCCGGCCGTTGCCGGAGAAACCGTGCCGGTACGCAGCCTCTACGTCGACAGTGATGCGGATCAGCTTCTCGAGGCGGTGCGCGCAAACCTCCCCTCGCCTTTTACGGGCGAAGGCAACTCGACCATATCGCCCGCCGGCGGGAGCCTGTGGCGTATCTCGGCCGGCGACGACAGACTGCTCGTCGGGCTCCAGCGCGTCGCCGACGGCCGCGCCGCGCTGCACATCGTGATCGAAGGGCCGGCGTCGGTCTATGCCGGCGCGGGACAGGCGCATTTCCTCGGCTGGACGACCGATGTCCGCTACGCGCTGGAACACAGACCGGCGCTGATTCCCGCCGCCCGCGCGGAGGCCGTCTGA
- a CDS encoding adenine deaminase C-terminal domain-containing protein → MGTLTRFSVQPLSAMTRRLAAVAMGSAEPDLVIGGARVLSTYSERILPDREVWIAGGRIAAVKPAGSHKGSAKRYDAKGGIIAPGLVDPHIHIESSMVTACAYAEAALLNGTTTIFCDSHEIGNVMDVAGVEAMLEDAREAPLSIFLTVPSTVPATSPQLETAGGDLTPDKIGALFDKWPEAVALGEKMDFVQVAMGDERSHAILAAALQRGRPVSGHVYGREFVSAYAASGVTDTHEAIDREIADDMLEAGIWLFLRGGPPTTPWHSLPQAIRTITELGASHKRIAVCTDDRDADDLLLFGLDWVVREAIKAGMSPEKAWSMGSLHGATRFGAEGEIGGLGGGRRADLVLLDDAMKPVNTWYGGELVVEGGKITPLLDRELSTRYRYPEAAYHTVKLPKELKLTPELPTEPVTVNAIRTELPGITLGHEKIRLEPANDWQSHFDRHGLCFVTVVERHGKSDGNVAHGLLSNFALKRGAVASSVGHDSHNIIIAGVNEADMQVALRAIQDTQGGVCVVVDGKVTAMVELPIAGLLSDKRVTEVAEEMKLLKKEWEAAGCSIPYMGFNLIPLSVIPEIRITDKGLVLVPQMEIAPLFEDA, encoded by the coding sequence ATGGGTACACTGACGCGCTTTTCCGTACAGCCTCTCTCGGCCATGACACGCCGGCTCGCGGCAGTCGCCATGGGTTCGGCCGAGCCTGATCTGGTGATCGGCGGGGCGCGCGTGCTCTCGACCTATTCCGAACGCATCCTGCCCGACCGCGAGGTCTGGATCGCCGGCGGCCGCATCGCGGCCGTCAAGCCGGCGGGCAGCCACAAGGGCTCGGCGAAGCGCTACGATGCCAAGGGCGGTATCATCGCTCCCGGCCTTGTGGACCCGCACATCCATATCGAATCGAGCATGGTCACCGCCTGCGCCTATGCGGAAGCGGCACTCCTGAACGGCACCACGACGATCTTCTGCGACAGCCACGAGATCGGCAACGTCATGGACGTCGCCGGGGTCGAGGCGATGCTGGAAGACGCGCGCGAAGCGCCGCTGTCGATCTTCCTCACCGTGCCGAGCACGGTTCCCGCAACCTCGCCGCAACTCGAGACGGCCGGCGGCGACCTGACCCCGGACAAGATCGGCGCGCTGTTCGACAAATGGCCAGAGGCGGTGGCACTGGGCGAGAAGATGGACTTCGTGCAGGTCGCCATGGGCGACGAGCGCAGCCACGCGATCCTCGCCGCGGCGCTGCAACGCGGGCGGCCCGTCTCCGGCCATGTCTACGGCCGCGAATTCGTCTCCGCCTATGCCGCGTCCGGCGTGACGGACACTCACGAGGCCATAGACCGCGAGATTGCTGACGACATGCTGGAAGCCGGCATCTGGCTCTTCCTGCGCGGCGGCCCGCCGACGACGCCGTGGCACAGCCTGCCGCAGGCGATCAGGACGATCACCGAACTCGGCGCCTCGCACAAGCGCATCGCCGTCTGCACCGACGACCGCGATGCCGACGACCTGCTCCTGTTCGGTCTCGACTGGGTGGTGCGCGAGGCGATCAAGGCCGGCATGAGCCCTGAAAAGGCCTGGAGCATGGGCTCGCTGCACGGCGCGACCCGGTTTGGGGCGGAAGGCGAGATCGGCGGTCTGGGCGGCGGCCGCCGCGCCGACCTCGTGCTGCTCGACGACGCCATGAAGCCGGTCAACACTTGGTACGGCGGCGAACTGGTGGTCGAGGGCGGGAAGATCACGCCGCTGCTCGATCGCGAACTGTCGACCCGCTATCGCTATCCCGAAGCGGCCTATCACACGGTCAAGCTGCCCAAGGAATTGAAGCTGACGCCTGAGCTGCCGACGGAACCCGTGACCGTCAACGCAATAAGGACCGAACTGCCGGGCATCACCCTAGGCCACGAGAAGATCCGGCTCGAACCCGCCAACGACTGGCAGAGCCATTTCGACCGCCACGGTCTCTGCTTCGTGACGGTGGTGGAGCGGCACGGCAAGTCGGACGGCAACGTCGCGCACGGGCTGCTCAGCAACTTTGCGCTCAAACGCGGCGCAGTCGCTTCATCGGTCGGCCACGACAGCCACAACATCATCATCGCCGGCGTCAACGAGGCCGACATGCAGGTCGCACTGCGCGCGATCCAGGACACGCAGGGCGGGGTCTGCGTGGTCGTCGACGGCAAGGTAACCGCCATGGTCGAATTGCCGATCGCCGGACTTCTCTCCGACAAGCGCGTGACCGAAGTGGCCGAGGAGATGAAGCTGCTGAAGAAGGAATGGGAGGCCGCCGGCTGCTCGATCCCGTATATGGGCTTCAACCTGATTCCGCTGTCGGTGATCCCGGAAATCCGCATCACCGACAAGGGACTGGTCCTGGTGCCACAGATGGAGATCGCGCCGTTGTTCGAGGACGCATAG
- a CDS encoding LysR family transcriptional regulator encodes MDLFRSGLVSPRIHYFQLVARLGSVRQTAQVLNVAPSSISRVIKGLEDEIGTPLFERVRQRLKLTSAGELLLYHARQSNTELTRAWSEINDLRGLNRGAVSVTVVESAARGLMTEALKTFWARHPLITVDIRVAGSQQACDAVAEGECDIALAFDVRVPRNVRRIAAAALPLGVIASPESRFAGRKNLKLFDLSGEQVILSDASLALGLSVDDAINRSIIDLTRRSRTNSIALMVELARMNLGVALQTRIGVENELAEGSLIFLPINDAKLPPRRLMLLTRTEREMSEAASAFATLLARAIEDLGD; translated from the coding sequence GTGGACCTCTTTCGCTCGGGCCTCGTCTCGCCGCGCATCCACTACTTCCAGCTCGTGGCGCGATTGGGCTCGGTGCGCCAGACGGCACAGGTGCTGAACGTTGCGCCGTCCTCGATCAGCCGGGTCATCAAGGGTCTTGAGGACGAGATCGGAACGCCACTCTTCGAGCGCGTGCGCCAGCGCCTCAAGCTCACCAGCGCTGGCGAGCTGTTGCTCTACCATGCGCGGCAGAGCAACACCGAGCTGACGCGCGCCTGGTCGGAGATCAACGACCTGCGAGGGCTGAACCGCGGCGCGGTGTCGGTGACCGTGGTGGAGAGTGCCGCGCGCGGCCTGATGACCGAGGCGCTGAAGACGTTCTGGGCGCGTCATCCGCTGATCACGGTGGACATCCGCGTAGCCGGCTCGCAGCAGGCGTGCGACGCGGTGGCGGAAGGCGAATGCGACATCGCATTGGCGTTCGACGTGCGTGTGCCGCGCAACGTGCGGCGGATCGCCGCCGCGGCCCTGCCGCTCGGCGTGATCGCCTCTCCCGAAAGCCGCTTCGCCGGCCGCAAGAACCTGAAACTGTTCGACCTTTCCGGCGAGCAGGTCATTCTGTCGGATGCAAGCCTGGCGCTCGGCCTTTCGGTGGACGATGCGATCAACCGCTCGATCATCGACCTGACGCGCCGTTCGCGCACCAATTCGATCGCCCTGATGGTCGAGCTCGCGCGCATGAACCTCGGCGTCGCGCTGCAGACGCGCATCGGGGTCGAGAACGAGCTCGCCGAAGGCAGCCTGATCTTCCTGCCGATCAACGACGCCAAGCTGCCGCCGCGCCGACTTATGCTGCTGACGCGCACCGAGCGCGAGATGTCCGAGGCGGCATCCGCGTTCGCCACCCTGCTCGCCCGAGCCATCGAGGATCTCGGCGACTAG
- the add gene encoding adenosine deaminase, protein MSLEGFFRRIPKAELHLHLEGAVSASTFAELAAQNGVALPDGKPTEDLYSYGNLLDFLKVYDLVCASVRSADDFSRITFEALERCALGGARYVELFFSPHAHLAHGVTYSTMLEGILDGFRRARERYGLVAKLIPAHAKPLGAEGGERFLDMVLAERPAEIIGIGFDYDERPNPPGMFLGIVERAKAAGLNVTNHAGEDGPADYVRDTVDLLGLRRVDHGYHVVDDPALMERCRELDVVFTCCPSTTLVTTVWRDLASPDHAIRRMMDAGLNVTIHTDDPPMFGTTLDREYALIAKNFGLSPARLKEVALAGLAASWLDPETKRTWMSEWSAEIDGLIASELTSQA, encoded by the coding sequence ATGTCGCTAGAGGGTTTCTTTCGCCGCATACCAAAGGCCGAACTGCACCTGCATCTGGAAGGTGCCGTGTCTGCCTCGACCTTCGCCGAACTCGCGGCGCAGAATGGCGTGGCGCTGCCCGACGGCAAGCCCACCGAAGACCTCTACAGCTACGGGAACCTGCTCGATTTCCTGAAGGTCTATGATCTCGTCTGCGCGTCGGTCCGAAGCGCCGACGACTTCTCGCGCATCACCTTCGAAGCGCTGGAGCGCTGCGCGCTGGGCGGTGCGCGCTATGTCGAGCTGTTCTTCAGCCCGCATGCGCATCTGGCACACGGCGTGACCTATTCGACCATGCTCGAAGGCATTCTCGACGGCTTCCGCCGCGCCAGGGAGCGGTACGGCCTCGTCGCCAAGCTCATTCCGGCCCATGCCAAGCCGCTCGGCGCGGAGGGCGGCGAGCGCTTCCTCGACATGGTGCTCGCCGAACGTCCGGCGGAGATCATCGGCATCGGCTTCGACTATGACGAGCGGCCCAATCCGCCCGGCATGTTCTTGGGCATTGTCGAGCGCGCCAAGGCGGCGGGGCTCAACGTCACCAACCATGCGGGCGAGGATGGCCCGGCGGATTATGTCCGCGATACGGTCGATCTACTCGGCCTGCGGCGGGTCGACCACGGATACCACGTCGTCGACGATCCGGCCCTGATGGAGCGCTGTCGCGAACTCGACGTCGTGTTCACCTGCTGCCCCAGCACCACGCTCGTCACCACAGTCTGGCGCGACCTTGCATCGCCCGACCACGCCATCCGGCGGATGATGGACGCGGGACTCAACGTTACGATCCACACCGACGATCCGCCGATGTTCGGCACGACGCTCGATCGCGAATATGCGCTGATCGCCAAGAATTTCGGCCTGTCGCCGGCTCGGCTGAAGGAGGTCGCGCTCGCCGGCCTCGCGGCCTCCTGGCTCGATCCAGAGACCAAGCGGACGTGGATGTCCGAATGGTCAGCCGAAATCGACGGGCTCATTGCAAGCGAACTCACCTCCCAAGCCTGA
- a CDS encoding thiamine pyrophosphate-binding protein, which translates to MKQSAVEAVIRGLKKAGVSIVCYLPDSLFKELYPALDADPDIRTIRVTNEGEGAAICGGVFLSGKRAALVMENSGLRASVEPLARMGLGAGIPVVMLMSYRGELGENNWWAIPHGITMEPVLNALRIPYRVVREEDQIEQSIVDAYNWSYNAYYHSAIALGGSVVR; encoded by the coding sequence ATGAAGCAGAGCGCCGTCGAAGCGGTCATCAGGGGCTTGAAGAAAGCGGGGGTCAGCATCGTCTGCTACCTGCCGGATTCGCTGTTCAAGGAACTCTACCCGGCGCTCGACGCCGACCCCGACATCCGCACCATCCGAGTCACCAACGAGGGCGAAGGCGCGGCGATCTGCGGCGGCGTCTTCCTGTCCGGCAAGCGCGCGGCGCTGGTGATGGAGAACTCCGGCCTGCGCGCATCGGTCGAACCGCTGGCACGCATGGGGCTGGGCGCCGGCATCCCGGTGGTCATGCTGATGAGCTATCGCGGCGAACTCGGCGAGAACAACTGGTGGGCGATCCCGCACGGCATCACGATGGAGCCGGTGCTGAACGCGCTGCGCATCCCCTATCGGGTCGTGCGTGAGGAAGACCAGATCGAGCAGTCGATCGTCGACGCCTACAATTGGTCCTACAACGCCTACTACCACTCGGCCATCGCGCTCGGCGGGAGCGTCGTTCGATGA